The proteins below come from a single Corynebacterium cystitidis genomic window:
- a CDS encoding ABC transporter ATP-binding protein, with translation MAAITFDHVSITYPGADEPSVKDFDLHINDGEFLVLVGPSGCGKSTTLRSVAGLEPTSHGRILIDDTDVTNLEPGERDVAMVFQNYALYPHLSVAKNMGFALKLAKLPQAEIDAKVNEAAELLGLTEFLDRKPKDLSGGQRQRVAMGRAIVREPKVFLMDEPLSNLDAKLRVQTRAELAALQRRLHTTTVYVTHDQVEAMTMGDRVAVLNHGELQQVAPPKELYNEPVNEFVAGFIGSPAMNIFDDPANPSVRIGVRPEAMELLIDDSPAGTGSASETARPGWSTRTGTVELVEELGSEAYVYVTSEGVRYVAKVPQGHVPRMGETATVAFDSTQAHRFSKQTGQRIVV, from the coding sequence ATGGCAGCGATTACTTTCGACCACGTCTCCATCACCTACCCCGGCGCGGATGAGCCGAGTGTGAAGGATTTTGATCTGCACATCAACGACGGCGAGTTCCTCGTGCTAGTGGGCCCTTCTGGCTGCGGGAAGTCGACCACGTTGCGGTCTGTGGCAGGCCTTGAGCCGACCAGCCACGGGCGTATACTTATCGACGATACCGACGTGACCAACCTGGAACCGGGCGAGCGTGATGTGGCGATGGTGTTTCAAAACTACGCCCTGTACCCGCATTTGTCGGTGGCAAAAAATATGGGGTTTGCGCTGAAACTGGCCAAGCTGCCCCAGGCCGAGATTGATGCCAAGGTCAACGAGGCCGCCGAGTTGCTAGGCCTTACCGAGTTTTTGGACCGCAAGCCGAAAGACCTTTCGGGTGGCCAACGTCAGCGCGTAGCAATGGGCAGGGCGATTGTGCGCGAACCGAAAGTCTTCCTCATGGATGAGCCGCTGTCGAATCTTGATGCGAAATTGCGTGTGCAAACCCGCGCCGAGCTTGCCGCCCTGCAGCGTCGTTTGCACACCACCACGGTGTACGTCACCCACGATCAGGTGGAGGCCATGACCATGGGCGACCGCGTCGCCGTGCTAAACCATGGTGAGCTCCAGCAGGTCGCCCCACCAAAGGAGCTGTATAACGAGCCGGTCAACGAGTTCGTCGCCGGGTTTATTGGCTCGCCCGCTATGAACATTTTCGACGACCCGGCCAACCCATCCGTTCGCATCGGGGTCCGGCCTGAGGCGATGGAGTTGCTTATCGACGATTCCCCCGCCGGGACTGGCAGCGCATCGGAAACTGCCCGCCCGGGTTGGTCCACCCGCACGGGCACAGTGGAGCTGGTGGAGGAGCTGGGCTCTGAGGCTTATGTGTATGTCACCTCCGAGGGTGTCCGCTATGTTGCGAAGGTGCCACAGGGCCACGTCCCACGGATGGGCGAGACCGCGACAGTGGCCTTTGACAGCACTCAAGCCCACCGGTTCTCCAAGCAGACGGGTCAACGTATCGTCGTTTAG
- a CDS encoding ABC transporter ATP-binding protein, translating into MTTSISTSTTNGLRATNIVAGYRADNPVLHNVDLVVAPGQRVSIIGRSGSGKSTLLKVLLAQLAPFSGQVTYQGTPIEPGPVASLRDYRRHVQYIPQDPASSLDPRMTVRQLILEPLRQLKVPGDHEAAMSRALEQVQLGQEFLARRRHQLSGGQAQRVAIARALATGATTILADEPVSGLDLPLRNEVLSAFAGLEGVSIVLVTHDLDAANFLCDHAIVLHQGRVVERAPTSQIVSDPQHDETVRLVSAMPRI; encoded by the coding sequence GTGACAACTTCAATCAGCACTTCTACTACCAACGGTTTACGGGCCACCAACATCGTGGCAGGGTATCGCGCCGACAACCCTGTTCTTCACAACGTCGATCTCGTGGTAGCACCGGGCCAACGAGTCAGTATCATCGGCCGCTCCGGTTCCGGAAAATCAACACTGCTCAAGGTGCTCTTAGCCCAACTAGCTCCCTTTTCAGGGCAGGTGACCTACCAGGGCACCCCGATTGAACCGGGGCCAGTGGCGTCGTTACGCGACTATCGTCGGCACGTGCAATACATCCCGCAAGACCCGGCTTCCTCTCTTGATCCCCGGATGACGGTACGCCAGCTGATCCTTGAGCCTTTGCGCCAGCTGAAAGTACCAGGCGATCATGAGGCTGCTATGTCGCGCGCGCTGGAGCAGGTGCAGCTGGGGCAGGAATTTCTCGCTCGTCGACGACATCAGCTCTCCGGAGGTCAAGCGCAGCGCGTGGCTATCGCCCGCGCATTGGCCACGGGTGCTACGACGATCTTGGCGGATGAGCCGGTCTCGGGGCTCGATCTGCCCCTCCGCAATGAAGTCTTATCTGCCTTCGCAGGATTGGAGGGCGTGTCCATCGTCCTGGTCACCCACGATCTTGATGCCGCCAACTTTTTATGTGACCACGCCATAGTTTTGCACCAAGGGAGAGTGGTCGAGCGGGCCCCGACCAGCCAGATCGTGTCTGATCCCCAACACGACGAAACGGTTCGGCTTGTCTCAGCAATGCCGCGCATCTAG
- a CDS encoding Fic family protein codes for MAHIQQQWVPRDGPGIGRKARLGGQYLAYVPEPLEESKFTFSTALSLRAANLERKLIQLRHNEGAVGVEGVFRFLMRSEAISSSRIEGLAPAADKVAIEELKGQNTANGGNRPAQLVARNVTILRQHVTALADKEFIEPDDIIALNTRLLALDSRAGFRAVQNWTGGDGSSPINADFVPPPANKVADLMTDLLKYASGALHGGLIQAGIVHAQFETIHPFEDGNGRIGRALIQLILIRRGLLRSPSLPVSLVLGTWSDRYVRGLTAYREEGSGGVEEWLTVFFDAVEQAIVLSEEISTEVTSIKQRWIEEINTFREGRGKRKLRIDSTEYRLIDYLPAMPAVDAPFVAKALGVSGVAAGSALQALESAGIVRKRSIGKRATAYVASDLIDVLTWADRRMASTQFDTAVSPPQGRAVPQPPSG; via the coding sequence GTGGCGCACATACAGCAACAGTGGGTGCCCCGCGACGGGCCTGGTATTGGAAGGAAAGCGCGACTAGGTGGGCAATATTTAGCGTACGTTCCAGAACCTCTGGAGGAAAGTAAATTCACCTTTTCCACGGCGCTTTCGCTCCGTGCTGCGAATCTGGAACGAAAGCTCATACAGCTTCGCCACAATGAAGGTGCTGTGGGGGTGGAGGGTGTCTTCCGTTTCCTCATGAGATCTGAGGCGATCTCCTCGTCCCGAATTGAGGGGCTCGCCCCAGCGGCGGATAAAGTTGCGATCGAAGAGCTCAAAGGCCAAAACACTGCAAATGGGGGCAATCGTCCTGCACAGCTGGTGGCACGTAACGTGACTATTCTGCGACAACACGTAACGGCTCTGGCGGATAAGGAGTTCATAGAACCGGATGACATTATCGCGTTGAACACCCGGCTACTTGCGCTTGATAGCCGCGCTGGTTTTCGTGCGGTTCAGAACTGGACTGGTGGAGATGGATCATCACCAATCAATGCAGATTTTGTTCCCCCACCAGCTAATAAGGTCGCCGACCTCATGACAGATTTGTTGAAGTATGCTTCGGGCGCGTTACACGGTGGGCTGATTCAGGCAGGAATTGTACACGCCCAGTTTGAAACGATTCATCCCTTCGAGGATGGCAATGGACGCATCGGTAGGGCGCTGATCCAGCTGATCCTTATTCGTCGAGGGCTTCTGCGTTCTCCATCGTTGCCAGTCAGTCTGGTGCTTGGTACTTGGTCTGATCGTTATGTTCGTGGGCTGACGGCTTACCGGGAAGAGGGCAGCGGCGGAGTAGAAGAGTGGTTGACGGTATTTTTCGACGCTGTCGAACAGGCCATCGTCTTGTCTGAGGAGATCTCCACCGAGGTTACGTCTATCAAACAGCGCTGGATTGAGGAAATTAATACATTCCGGGAGGGGCGGGGGAAGCGGAAGCTTCGTATCGATTCGACCGAGTACCGGTTAATTGATTACCTACCAGCAATGCCTGCGGTAGATGCGCCGTTTGTGGCAAAAGCCCTGGGTGTCAGTGGGGTAGCGGCAGGTTCGGCGCTCCAGGCTCTTGAATCAGCGGGAATTGTTCGTAAACGCTCTATTGGTAAAAGGGCGACAGCGTACGTTGCCAGTGACCTCATTGACGTTTTGACTTGGGCCGATCGGCGCATGGCAAGTACCCAGTTTGATACCGCTGTCTCCCCTCCACAGGGCAGGGCGGTACCGCAGCCTCCAAGCGGATAG
- a CDS encoding alpha/beta hydrolase: MKISRMVTGIATALAVVTASLIGPSAALATPPEAAMSSTIGHELAQANMSSGHGPRGPHVTAPDVSGAHLVAKRHLHGNRWEIDVYSPAMGTTITSMALIAPGHAPRPTFYLLSGSEGGQAGQNWAINSNYEQFFADKHVNVITPLGGQRSFYSDWENVDPALGNYKWTTFIAYELPSVIDREFHGNGRDAVGGISASGSGAMDLAAHNPGRFKAAASYSGCPSTGGAFGWAYASVITGTAGGSSHNAWGLPDSPNWNAHNPVRNLDRLRNTALFVSSSHGIPSARERDLQPIWIGPRLVELGSHACSEYFTTHARNAGLHVTRYTPTHGAHSFFLFEESMRESWKVIGPAIGT; encoded by the coding sequence ATGAAAATTAGTCGCATGGTGACGGGCATAGCCACCGCCCTCGCTGTTGTCACTGCAAGCCTCATCGGCCCCTCCGCCGCCCTGGCAACCCCGCCTGAGGCCGCCATGTCCAGCACCATCGGCCACGAACTGGCGCAGGCCAACATGTCTTCCGGCCATGGCCCACGCGGGCCTCATGTCACCGCCCCTGATGTATCCGGCGCGCACCTTGTCGCTAAACGCCACCTGCACGGAAACCGATGGGAGATCGACGTTTACTCCCCAGCGATGGGCACCACCATTACGAGCATGGCCTTGATCGCTCCTGGTCATGCACCACGGCCTACCTTTTACCTTCTGTCCGGCTCAGAAGGTGGTCAAGCCGGGCAGAACTGGGCCATCAACTCCAATTACGAGCAATTCTTCGCCGACAAGCATGTTAATGTGATCACTCCGCTGGGTGGGCAGCGCTCCTTCTACTCGGATTGGGAAAACGTTGATCCCGCTCTAGGCAACTACAAGTGGACTACTTTCATCGCTTACGAACTGCCCAGCGTGATTGACCGAGAGTTCCACGGCAACGGACGCGATGCAGTGGGCGGGATTTCTGCCTCGGGTAGTGGCGCGATGGATCTGGCCGCCCACAACCCTGGCCGGTTTAAGGCGGCAGCCTCTTATTCTGGGTGCCCGTCGACTGGCGGGGCGTTCGGGTGGGCGTACGCGTCCGTGATTACTGGCACTGCGGGTGGCTCGTCGCATAACGCGTGGGGCCTGCCGGACAGCCCGAATTGGAACGCCCATAACCCTGTGCGCAATCTGGATCGCCTGCGCAATACGGCCCTGTTTGTTTCCTCCTCCCACGGTATCCCCAGCGCACGTGAGCGCGACCTGCAGCCGATCTGGATCGGTCCCCGCCTGGTGGAGCTTGGCTCTCACGCATGTTCCGAGTACTTTACGACGCACGCCCGTAACGCTGGCCTCCATGTCACCCGTTATACCCCGACTCACGGGGCACACTCCTTCTTCCTGTTTGAGGAGTCGATGCGTGAATCGTGGAAGGTGATTGGGCCTGCCATCGGGACCTAA
- a CDS encoding ABC transporter permease subunit — MMTIVSRLVAILGLLVLIGLLPWLSTASPEYTILRTRYAELPVTEENLAAVRKELGLDQGPVQIFLDWFLGLLTGDLGTSWVSNQPIGPGMVRALGVSLTLMGFALVVSLVIAALVCVPIMVTGLRGRSSRGSGLVSVLLTSLPSFLLATFLLIIGALWLGWFPPFGWRGLDYAVLPSLALGIPTGGYLGRLLSDALHDTFREPWVETWRQAGASNTRLGLAVLRRGLPSVFSQIGLAIVGLTGGAVAVEEIFAIPGLGRSTLSAASSQDIPALQAGVLLLLIIAVLAGIGSELVRRALLGPAHKLQSAPVPAPSRYRQRRDLIVPLVSGGLLAAIVIAGLFRDPYSTAHGRLETPSWHLPFGADSSGRDLLARVAHGTFGTVGMALLVTLGCLLIGFLFGLLGRAGVGFIEVANAAPATIAGLIMAAVTGPSLAGAALAVMLVRWAPLASHTVALLDEAKSRTYIQMLPILGTGKARTLTHYLIPDVFPALIRHAALRFPGTALSIAGLGFLGLGASPPTPEWGLILSGAVNYAESAPWATASAASALVLVSILAVSLSSLPPRAPKTVVATPADQAEPKLAAH, encoded by the coding sequence ATGATGACAATTGTCTCCCGCCTCGTCGCAATTTTGGGCTTGTTGGTGCTCATCGGGCTGCTGCCCTGGTTGAGCACCGCCAGCCCCGAATACACCATTTTGCGCACCCGCTACGCAGAGCTGCCGGTCACAGAAGAGAATCTGGCGGCAGTCCGCAAAGAACTCGGCCTTGACCAAGGGCCTGTCCAGATCTTCCTTGACTGGTTCCTCGGCCTGCTCACAGGTGATCTGGGAACGTCATGGGTGAGTAACCAACCCATCGGCCCCGGCATGGTTCGTGCCTTGGGTGTGTCCTTGACCTTGATGGGTTTTGCTCTCGTCGTGTCTCTTGTGATTGCCGCGCTGGTTTGTGTGCCCATTATGGTCACGGGCCTGCGCGGGAGGTCCTCTCGCGGGTCTGGGCTGGTCTCGGTTCTGCTGACCTCGCTGCCAAGCTTCTTGCTGGCCACATTCCTGCTGATTATCGGCGCGTTGTGGCTGGGCTGGTTTCCACCCTTTGGGTGGCGCGGTCTTGATTATGCGGTGCTGCCGTCGCTGGCTTTAGGTATCCCCACCGGTGGCTACCTGGGGCGTTTGCTTTCCGACGCGCTGCACGACACCTTCCGCGAACCCTGGGTAGAAACCTGGCGCCAAGCCGGTGCCAGCAACACCAGACTCGGCCTTGCAGTACTGCGCCGCGGGCTACCTTCAGTATTCAGCCAGATAGGCCTAGCTATAGTGGGACTCACCGGCGGGGCCGTGGCGGTAGAAGAAATTTTTGCCATCCCCGGCTTGGGGCGTTCCACCCTGTCGGCAGCCTCCTCTCAAGACATCCCGGCGCTCCAGGCCGGGGTACTCCTGCTACTGATTATCGCCGTGCTCGCCGGCATCGGCTCAGAGCTGGTGCGCCGAGCCTTGTTGGGGCCAGCCCACAAGTTACAGTCCGCTCCAGTCCCGGCACCCAGCCGCTACCGGCAGCGCCGCGACCTGATCGTGCCACTAGTCAGTGGTGGACTATTAGCAGCCATCGTCATCGCAGGTCTTTTTCGCGACCCCTACTCCACCGCCCACGGCAGGTTAGAAACCCCTAGCTGGCATCTACCTTTCGGCGCAGACTCCTCGGGGCGTGACCTGCTTGCACGAGTCGCCCACGGCACATTCGGTACCGTCGGAATGGCGCTGCTGGTCACCCTGGGATGTTTACTTATTGGTTTTCTCTTCGGTTTATTGGGGCGCGCCGGGGTGGGTTTCATCGAGGTGGCCAATGCGGCACCGGCGACGATCGCGGGACTTATTATGGCCGCTGTGACCGGGCCCAGCCTGGCAGGCGCAGCGCTTGCTGTCATGCTGGTGCGGTGGGCCCCACTGGCTTCTCATACCGTCGCTTTGCTTGATGAGGCCAAATCACGAACATATATTCAAATGCTGCCAATCCTAGGAACCGGGAAAGCGCGCACGCTGACCCACTACCTCATCCCCGATGTTTTTCCCGCCCTCATCCGGCACGCCGCACTACGCTTCCCTGGCACGGCTTTATCAATCGCTGGCCTTGGTTTCCTTGGCCTGGGTGCCAGCCCACCAACCCCGGAATGGGGCTTGATCCTTTCCGGGGCAGTGAACTACGCAGAAAGCGCACCGTGGGCCACAGCTTCTGCGGCAAGCGCGTTGGTGCTGGTCTCCATCCTGGCGGTTAGCCTCTCCTCGCTTCCGCCCCGAGCACCTAAAACAGTCGTTGCAACCCCTGCTGATCAGGCTGAACCTAAACTAGCCGCGCACTAA
- a CDS encoding ATP-binding cassette domain-containing protein yields MRQNPISLAGVTVTTHDGVTLLNDVSLELPGSHTALLGRSGSGKSLIAAALTSRVPQTLKLSGTINAPKRATLIHQNSADAFNPVVRMGHQLSIAEPDRQKVFDTLATLGFDSPQDVLQRFPAELSGGQRQRLAIAMGVLAGTELIVADEPTSALDPINQQAVVNALASIHNSTVLFITHDIALAAACCENFYIVDHGMIVEHGSREEILNAPQHAATQELIDIARSRHEVPA; encoded by the coding sequence GTGCGCCAAAATCCTATTTCTCTGGCCGGGGTGACCGTTACCACGCACGATGGTGTCACCCTCCTCAATGATGTTTCGCTCGAACTGCCCGGATCTCACACCGCCCTCCTGGGTCGCTCCGGTTCCGGAAAATCTCTCATCGCGGCAGCCCTGACGTCACGCGTTCCGCAAACCTTGAAGCTCAGTGGCACTATCAACGCCCCGAAGCGGGCCACATTGATCCACCAGAACTCGGCTGATGCCTTTAACCCCGTAGTACGGATGGGCCACCAGCTTTCTATCGCCGAACCAGACCGCCAGAAAGTCTTCGACACCCTGGCAACGCTCGGTTTCGACTCACCCCAGGACGTGCTTCAACGTTTCCCGGCAGAGCTCTCAGGCGGGCAGCGCCAGCGCCTAGCAATCGCCATGGGTGTACTCGCTGGCACAGAGTTAATCGTCGCCGACGAACCCACCAGTGCCCTCGACCCAATCAACCAGCAAGCCGTGGTCAACGCTCTCGCTTCCATCCACAACTCCACGGTTTTGTTTATCACCCATGACATCGCTTTGGCGGCTGCCTGCTGCGAGAATTTCTACATAGTCGATCATGGAATGATAGTGGAGCACGGTAGCCGCGAAGAGATCCTCAACGCTCCCCAACATGCCGCCACCCAAGAATTGATCGACATCGCACGTTCACGCCACGAGGTTCCAGCGTGA
- a CDS encoding MFS transporter → MHALRQWVNLPATVQLLLVTQMLFNIGFYLVVPFLALYMTDSLAASAAMVGFVLGLRTFSQQGMFFVGGALADWWGIRPVLLTGIAIRIAGFALAGYSTSLPELIVAVIFIGFGAALFSPAMDTALAFYGVRLEGVSRQDLFAMDAWFSRIGELVGPVLGTVLIPLGFQLVAYSGAALFGIIFVLHLLITPAIETPTRQSALTGFREVFSNKKFVIFAVAYSVYLVGYNQLYQGLPVEVERASGSQAALGSMFIIASVVSVFGQMPLNGVAARMGRSRAIGVGFAIQAAAFVWVAVTNWWDSLAVAVVFVVTLSVGQMLAVPVSRDLVGVLARERRLGTYFGVLNSFGGLAVLIAATAVGPLYDDPSSSRAWWAIAVALLIAGVVAVLVARTVPPASSAYPDEPDEPDESA, encoded by the coding sequence ATGCATGCTCTTCGACAATGGGTGAATTTGCCTGCCACGGTGCAGTTGCTGTTGGTCACCCAGATGCTGTTTAATATCGGGTTCTACCTGGTTGTGCCGTTTCTTGCTCTGTATATGACGGACTCGTTGGCCGCTTCGGCCGCCATGGTGGGTTTTGTGCTGGGGTTGCGCACATTTTCTCAGCAGGGCATGTTTTTCGTCGGCGGGGCACTGGCGGACTGGTGGGGTATCCGCCCTGTCTTGCTTACCGGTATCGCCATCCGCATTGCCGGTTTCGCGTTGGCTGGCTACTCGACGTCGCTGCCGGAGTTGATCGTTGCTGTTATCTTCATCGGGTTTGGGGCAGCTCTGTTTTCTCCCGCGATGGATACTGCCTTGGCGTTTTATGGTGTCCGTCTGGAGGGGGTCAGCCGCCAGGATCTGTTTGCTATGGACGCCTGGTTTTCCCGCATCGGGGAACTGGTTGGGCCAGTGTTAGGCACCGTGCTAATTCCGTTGGGGTTCCAACTAGTTGCCTATAGTGGTGCGGCACTTTTTGGCATCATTTTTGTGCTGCATCTGCTGATCACACCAGCTATTGAGACACCCACGCGCCAGTCCGCGCTGACTGGTTTTAGGGAGGTGTTTTCAAACAAGAAGTTTGTTATTTTCGCTGTGGCCTATTCGGTGTATTTGGTGGGCTATAACCAGCTGTACCAGGGGCTTCCGGTGGAAGTGGAGCGGGCCTCCGGCTCGCAGGCGGCGCTTGGCTCCATGTTTATCATCGCCTCGGTTGTCAGTGTGTTTGGCCAAATGCCATTGAATGGTGTGGCGGCGCGCATGGGCCGCAGCCGCGCGATCGGGGTGGGGTTTGCCATTCAGGCCGCCGCGTTTGTGTGGGTGGCGGTGACGAATTGGTGGGACAGCCTGGCGGTGGCTGTGGTGTTCGTCGTTACGCTCAGCGTGGGGCAGATGCTGGCTGTGCCCGTCTCGCGGGACCTGGTTGGTGTGCTGGCGCGGGAGCGTCGCTTGGGTACGTATTTTGGAGTGCTGAACTCTTTCGGCGGGTTGGCTGTGCTGATTGCGGCGACCGCGGTGGGCCCGCTTTACGACGACCCATCGAGCTCGCGCGCTTGGTGGGCGATTGCTGTGGCGTTGTTGATTGCTGGCGTGGTGGCAGTGTTGGTGGCTCGTACTGTTCCACCCGCCAGCTCTGCCTACCCGGACGAGCCGGACGAGCCAGACGAATCAGCATAA
- a CDS encoding IS630 family transposase, which produces MSHAAAALEVTEQQRQGLEEIASSPSRPYREVIRAKALLAACDGVANLEIARRCDVSAVTVRAWRRHFQQHGLDNFGAVAPGRGRKPTYSNEDYISMLEMLFNSEPPGGDNRWSARTMAAACGMSKSTVAKIWKSLGIAPHRTDIFKLSNDPEFTEKLVDIVGLYLNPLEKAVVLCVDEKSSIQALDRTQPSLPLKPGRAGTMTHDYKRHGTSTLFAALDTATGKVIARTTKRHRNQEFLTFLRQIDATVPDELGVHIVLDNYATHKHSNIKAWLDKHPRFIFHFTPTSSSWLNQVERFFGILTDKVIRNQAFHSVADLEHKIMDWINHRNINPTPFTWVKDAETILATINRARTTLESTTNQKHN; this is translated from the coding sequence ATGTCACATGCTGCTGCCGCGCTTGAGGTTACTGAACAGCAACGTCAGGGTTTAGAAGAAATCGCGTCATCTCCGTCTCGTCCGTATCGGGAGGTGATTCGTGCTAAAGCCTTGCTTGCTGCCTGTGATGGGGTGGCTAATCTTGAGATTGCCAGGCGGTGTGATGTTTCGGCGGTCACTGTTAGGGCGTGGCGTCGGCATTTCCAGCAGCACGGTTTAGATAACTTCGGTGCGGTAGCACCTGGCCGGGGACGGAAACCGACCTATAGTAACGAGGACTATATCTCCATGCTGGAGATGCTGTTTAACTCAGAACCACCGGGTGGTGATAACCGGTGGAGTGCACGAACCATGGCCGCTGCCTGCGGGATGAGTAAGTCAACAGTAGCCAAGATCTGGAAATCCTTAGGTATTGCACCGCATCGTACGGATATATTTAAACTGTCGAATGACCCGGAGTTTACTGAGAAACTCGTCGATATCGTAGGTCTTTATCTTAATCCCCTGGAGAAAGCTGTCGTGTTGTGTGTGGATGAAAAATCCTCTATCCAAGCCTTAGATCGCACACAACCATCACTACCATTAAAACCGGGACGTGCAGGAACAATGACCCATGACTACAAACGACATGGCACCTCCACCCTGTTTGCAGCACTAGATACCGCCACCGGAAAAGTGATCGCGCGAACCACCAAACGACACCGTAACCAGGAATTTCTCACCTTCCTCCGCCAGATTGATGCCACAGTGCCAGACGAACTCGGTGTTCATATCGTGTTAGATAACTACGCCACTCACAAACACTCCAACATCAAAGCCTGGCTCGATAAACATCCACGGTTTATCTTCCACTTCACTCCCACCTCCTCATCATGGCTTAACCAGGTCGAACGATTCTTCGGCATCCTGACCGACAAAGTCATCCGCAATCAAGCCTTCCACTCGGTAGCCGACCTCGAACACAAGATCATGGACTGGATCAACCACCGGAACATAAACCCCACACCTTTTACCTGGGTTAAAGACGCAGAAACCATCCTGGCCACAATCAACCGCGCACGCACCACCCTTGAATCCACCACTAACCAGAAACACAATTAA
- a CDS encoding ABC transporter substrate-binding protein, translating into MYPVLKKIAVTAVVSSVLFTSACFAEDSAGNKAADGNRITIGGMSSPDSNLSPLSDDALMLSQWAVGETLTRLDEDNVAQPLLAQSWEQIDETTWRFTIRDGVKFHDGTELTAQQAADALNFANTASPQPRVLDSVDYTFSADGTDVIVESAQPDPLVAEMLSSPNLMILAEAAYGDGTIDPIGHGTGPFELVAVDGNSSATMEAFDDYWGEPAALAGFEAQFIPDPTARSAAVRTGTDVVTSLSPTTLTEVDPERIVEVATARTTTLHFNTDSGVFSDPAMRTAAAEAIDTSTLVDTVFEGYGDVAEGFFGPALPWAQPLRSEDDYTKELEKRVPAASPEDVKGTEITLATYTDRAELPELAVRIEQYLEDAGFVVTQEVRDYDYIEQDAFDGKFDLFILSRNTILDSGDPVAFLTSDYGCDGSYNLSLFCDPEVDQLIDTAASTEVGPDRQKAIMDVEAALLSRLASLPLVNEVGLNGESDRVNGVVHDPLSRRLITESTTTTASNQ; encoded by the coding sequence ATGTACCCTGTACTCAAAAAGATCGCGGTTACCGCTGTCGTCAGCAGCGTCCTATTTACCTCCGCCTGTTTCGCCGAAGACAGCGCAGGTAATAAGGCAGCAGACGGCAACCGGATCACCATCGGAGGAATGTCCTCCCCAGATTCCAACCTCAGCCCGCTTTCCGACGATGCTTTGATGCTCTCACAGTGGGCAGTCGGCGAAACACTCACCCGGCTTGACGAGGACAATGTTGCCCAACCACTACTTGCGCAGTCTTGGGAACAAATCGACGAGACCACCTGGCGATTTACCATCCGAGACGGTGTGAAGTTCCACGACGGAACCGAGCTGACAGCACAGCAAGCAGCTGACGCGCTCAATTTCGCCAACACCGCCTCCCCGCAGCCCCGCGTGCTTGACAGTGTGGACTACACATTCAGCGCTGATGGCACAGATGTGATCGTCGAAAGTGCGCAGCCAGACCCCTTGGTCGCCGAAATGCTGTCCTCCCCCAATCTCATGATTCTGGCGGAGGCCGCCTACGGTGATGGCACCATCGATCCCATCGGGCACGGAACCGGACCATTCGAACTTGTTGCTGTTGATGGCAACTCGTCTGCCACAATGGAAGCTTTCGACGACTACTGGGGCGAGCCCGCAGCACTGGCAGGCTTTGAAGCCCAATTCATCCCTGACCCCACGGCACGTAGCGCGGCTGTTCGCACCGGCACCGACGTGGTGACAAGTCTTTCACCGACCACGCTGACAGAAGTTGACCCAGAACGCATTGTGGAGGTAGCAACAGCACGCACCACCACCTTGCACTTCAACACTGATTCTGGTGTGTTCTCCGATCCGGCAATGCGCACCGCAGCCGCAGAAGCTATTGACACATCCACTCTGGTAGATACTGTTTTTGAGGGCTACGGGGACGTGGCCGAAGGATTTTTCGGGCCCGCACTACCGTGGGCACAGCCACTGCGCTCCGAGGATGACTACACCAAGGAGCTTGAAAAACGCGTACCAGCAGCTTCCCCAGAAGACGTTAAAGGCACCGAGATCACGCTAGCCACTTACACCGATCGTGCGGAGCTGCCAGAACTTGCAGTACGCATTGAGCAATACCTAGAAGATGCCGGCTTTGTAGTCACCCAGGAAGTGCGCGACTATGACTACATCGAACAAGATGCTTTCGACGGAAAATTTGACTTGTTCATCCTCTCACGCAACACCATTTTGGATTCCGGCGACCCGGTAGCTTTCCTTACCTCCGACTACGGCTGCGATGGCTCCTACAACCTCTCACTGTTCTGCGATCCGGAGGTAGATCAACTCATCGACACAGCTGCGAGCACCGAAGTCGGCCCGGACCGCCAGAAGGCAATCATGGATGTTGAGGCAGCACTGCTCAGTCGCTTGGCAAGCCTGCCCCTAGTCAACGAGGTTGGTCTTAATGGCGAATCTGACCGAGTTAACGGCGTGGTCCACGACCCGCTATCACGCCGCCTGATTACAGAGTCCACCACAACGACCGCGTCGAATCAGTAA